Part of the Sodalinema gerasimenkoae IPPAS B-353 genome is shown below.
TCCTCCGTTAGATCTCAGTCAAGAGCCGGTGCAGCAACTGTTCCGGGAGGAACTCAGCCGGGAGGTGAAAAACCGTCCTGGCTATCGGGCCGACGATCGCATTGGCCCCTTCCGACTGGTACAGGAGTCGTTCTCGATAGAAAATGGCATGATGACCCAGACCCTAAAAATTAAACGGCCGGTTGTGCAGGAGCACTACCGCGATACCATTAACGAGATGTTTGGGTAGGTTCTTCGGCCAACTCTCCCGCATCAACACCCTATCAAGAGAGATTCATGGAACTCGACAACTCTAAACTACTGCTCAAGCGCAATATCACCATTGTGGCGATCGTCACGCCTAAGTGGAAGGAAGAGGCACAACAGCAATTGCAAATGCAAATGGATCGCCTCGATAGCCAACTCCAACAGTTGGAAATGCAGGCGCAGCAAGCGGTCTCGGAACTGAAAGCTAAAAGCACCCAGCCTCTAGGCCCCCAGGCGCAACAGCAGATTGATAATTTGCAAATGCAGGTCAATCAGCGTAAGGCGCAGTTCCTAGAACAGAAAAACCAAATCTTGCAACAGTTACAGCAAGTGCAAACCGTTGAGATGGACCAAGAGGTCAGTCAAGGACAAATTGAAAACCTCTTCTATGTCGGTAAAGGCGACAACCTGGTGCAAAAGCTTAAGGTTGAAGTGGTGATTAAAGATGGGGAAATCATCGATATCCGTGGAGAATTGTAGGTCTTAATTGGCGGCGATCGCCAGTTTTATAATTTTTGAGACGTTAGGGGCAGGTTCTGTCCCTTTTTTTGTCTTTTCTTTTCTCAGCTCCTAACGTCAGTGTTTTTACGGAATCATGACCCTGACTCAAAGCTGATTGGCAAATTGCAATTGAGAATCTATACTAATAATTATGTTAAAACAGCTACAGTTGTTCCGCACTACTCTGATGCGCTCCTACGTCTCTGTCTGGCTAACGCTTGCGCTTGGCGCTGTCCTGTCAGGGGGTTCAGCGATTTTTGTCGCAACCCAGGAAGTGCGAACTCTGCAACAGCAATTTCCTAAGCGAGTCAATCATCTTGCACTTGCTTTGCAACAACGAATTGAGGGGTCGTTGCAGGGAACCTTGACCCTGGGACGTTTTGTGCAAACCCATTCCCAAGTGGATGAAGCTCAATTAAATCACTTTACCGACTCGATTTTTCCCCAGTATCCGGGATTACTGGAATTAGGTTGGGCAGTTGACCGTTCTCAAGACGAGTTCAGGACTATCGTAGCCAAACAGTATCAGCTTCAAGCCCCCGTGATGGCGGCAAACCTACCTGAGATATTCGACGATTGGGCCCTGACGAGCGCCAGACAAAGTCGCCGGGTTCAGGTTAGTCGTAGCCAATTTAACCCGCAATTTCAGGATTACCTGTTTAATGTCTACTATCCCATTTATGAGCAGATTGTTCAGGCGGAGGAAGACATGACCCCAGAAGACGACGAGTCAGTCTTCTTAGGGGTGGTGTATGGAACCTATCACCTCAAACAAATGCTGCGGTTGACCCTGGGAACCCTAGATATCCGCAATCTGGATTTCTATTTATTCGAGATGACCGTGGATATCCTCGACTCATCCCTGCTGAAAGAAAACTCGATGGCCCAGGAGAACTTTTTGTTCTTCTATGATGCCGAAACTCGCGCTCTGGAGTCTAATTGGCAGCAGGTTCCCGAAATTCCTAAGGCTGAGGGGTCCTACTGTCCCGTACAGCCCAATCATAACTGTATTCGCAGCCTTAATGTGGGCGATCGCGAGTGGTCAGCATTGATTGTGCCACGGCTAGACCGGGGCCAATTGTCTTGGCGCGTGGGGAGTACCCTCGCCATTGGCCTGCTCTCGACGGGGTTGCTGGCCAGTTATCTGCGATCGCTCCTTAAAGAGCATAACCGAACTGAAGCCCTCAATGAACGGCTCAGTGCTGAACTCGACATCTCACGACGACTTCAGCAAATGCTCCTCCCCACCCCCCATGAACTCAAAAAAGCCGGTGAACTGGAAATCGCCACCTACATGGAACCGGCCGATGAGGTGGGGGGAGACTATTACGACATCCTCATCGGCGAGAAATCCATCAAAATCGGTATCGGCGATGTCACGGGCCATGGCTTAGAAAGTGGCGTTCTGGCCATCATGGTCCAAACCGCCGTCCGCACCCTGGAGGAATGTCAGGAAACAGACCCCCGTAAGTTTCTCGATGTCATCAACCGCACCATTTACCAAAATGTACAACGGATGCAGAGTGACAAGAACCTCTCCTTATGCCTGATTGACTATCACGATGGCCTCCTGAAACTCAGCGGCCAACATGAGGAGGTCATTATTGCCCGTGAGGAGGGAATTGAACGAGTTGACACCATTGATTTAGGCTTTCCCATCGGCCTGGACACCAACATTCTGGAGTTTATCCATGGTCACCATCTGTATCTAAACCCAGGGGATGTGGTGGTCCTCTATACCGACGGGATTACGGAAGCCGAAAACCAGCACAAACAACTCTATGGGATTGAGCGACTCTGTCAGGTGATTAGTCAGTCCCGTCAATGCACCGCCGAGGTCATTCTCCAGGGGGTGATTGAGGATGTCCGCCGTCATATTGGCCGACATAAGGTCTATGACGATATCACCCTGTTGGTGATTAAACGCCGGTCTCACCCCTCCTCCTCAACGGGAGAGTTTATTGTGGCGAAAAGCGCCGTCCCAAGCCTTCGGTGAGGGAATAGCTCATGGCTTGTAACCACAGCCAGAGGGAAGGATAGCGTTTTTCCGCCCAGGGTTGGGCCCAACGGCTAAAGCGGGGAATCCAACTGAGACTCCAGCCGACTAAGGCTTCTTTGGTGAAGTTGAGATAACTCCCCGTCCAACGCAGCAGGTCCCAGGGGCCGGCCAGTTGCCAAATCCAGAGGAGAATTTCGGGATGTTGGACGGCGGCTTTGAGGGCCAGGCGGTTGAATAGGCCCCAACTGGTGCGGTCTTTGATGAAGGTTTCAGCCACCTCTAGGGGTTCGTCGGCCAGCAGGCCAAAGAAGACATTGAGCATGGCGTTGATTTTTTCCGGGGCGATGCTTTTACCCGTGGGAACCATCATCCCTTTGGAGAACAGCCAGGTGACGGCGACGTTGCTTTGATAGGCCCGAATGCGATCGAGATTGACTGCATCTAGGAGATCATGGGTTAGGGCCGTATCCAGGAGTTGCGTCAGCCGTTCCATGTTGCGCACTAAGGAGCCGAAACCGGTGAAGATGAGGGGAGACTGCAAGGAGGCGGCGTCGCCAATGGCTACGAGACGGTCCCAGGCCACTTTGCGATCGCGGCTACCTTGGCTAAAATGTCCGGGGATATAGCCGAAGGTGGCTTTACGCCATTGCAGCTTGTCCACATCACAGCGGCGATATTCGGGCAAAATTTGGAAGAAATCCTCGTACATCTCCAACAGGGAACCGGGATTCTCGGGGTGGATTTCGTGATAGTGGAACAGATAAATGGTCACTTCTCCATCGCGGCCGGGGAAGAGTTCCCAAATCAGTTGTCGCCCTCGGGAAATATCACCGTGGGAATTGAGAACATCACCAAATTGATGGTCCCACACTTGGGGGTCAAAGCCTCCAGAAATGGCGGCGCCAACGGTCGGACAGACGCTGTTAAAGGTGCGGCCGCCGTTGAGTTGCCAGGCGATGGGGGAGGCGCTACCCATGGCATCGACGAGTAGGCGCCCCCGAACCTCTTTGGAGTCTCCGCTAGGGAGATGGGTCGCCTGAACCTGAGCCATGGCAGAACCAATTTCGGCGCTGACAAATTCTGTTTCATCCCAAATCACGCCCCCGGCGGCCCGGAGTTTGTCGCCGCAGATTCTCAGGAGTTGTTCGGCATCGACGGAGATATTGAGGACTTTGGGGGTATGTAGAACCTTGGCTTGGGTTCCGGGGGGATTGTTGGCATCGAAGAATTTGTTAAAGCCGTCGATGTATTCGCAGGCGATGACCTGTTCAAATTCTTCGGGGGTAAAGAGTCCGAGGTTAATCAGGCTTTGGAATTCATCGCGGGAGATGTTCCACTCGCGGTTCATGCGTCCGAAGGGTAACCGTTCCATCAGTAACACCCGGTAGCCTCGGCGAGCCATGACGGCGGCGTGAATGACCCCTAAGGCGCCGCCGAGATAGATGAGGTCATAGTCCGGGGTCCCGGAGTTGCTGGCCTCGGTATTGAACTGAACGACTTTTTTGGGGGTTTCGGGGTTGAGAACCCCCTCCCGCCAGCGTTTTTCCCACCAATAGACCCGATTGAGGTCATATTCTCCGTTGGGAATAGCTTGAAAATGCTTGACTGTTTCTGGGTAATGTGGTAGAAGTGCCTCAAATATAGACTGCTGCGAGAGGTCAATTTCTGGCAGTTGGGGATAGTGAGGGGGAAACTGACGTATAGCGTCGCGTTTTAACTGCTTGACGAGTTGACGTTCGCCGACGAGGGGATGCTCTGCCCAGCGGAAGACTTTAAGATAGGTGGTTCGCTGTAACGACCAAACGAATACTGAGAGTTCACCGTCCCCAAGGGGGATGCGGAGTCCATCGGGGGTGGCGATCGCCTCTCCTCGGTTGTCAAGAGTTGGAGGTTGCCAGTCCTGGTGCAGCCAATGGCGAACCGCAGCCGTATCCGGTGTCGGAATTTCCCAGTAGAGAAGTTGTTTCATCACTAAGTTTACTGTTGAGTCGAAGTCACTTGGGTTAAGGTCACTGAGCCTTGTCAAAGTGGGGTCACCCCAGGGAGAGTCACCCAGGTCACTGTCTAAAAAACCGTTGTTTGGGTTGCGTGTGATTGATTATGGATTATTCTATCCCAGAGACTGTACAGGATACGATGGAGTTAGGGCGACAGCCGGTTAGCCCTGAGGTGGTAGCGGCGGCGATCGCGGGGGTGGTGCAGATGACCCGTCGCCAGGGTCGCAGTTTAGACGATTTGCTCTCGGAGGTTCTAGAGGAGGACCAATTTCTCGATGCTGAGCAACGTCATTGGCTCAGTAGTATTGTCCGCCAGGCTTGGGAGGCTCTTTAGGCTCGCTGGAGTGGTTTAGGGGCGGCTGATGACCAGAATCACTCCCGCCATAATCAAGCCCAACCCCACTAGGCGTAGGGGGGAGATGGCCTCCCCGAAGCCAAAATGGCCGATGAGAACGGCGATGACGTAGGCCAGGGCCGTGGCTGGGCCGGCCACGCTGAGGTTAACTCGGGTTAGCAGTAGGATGTAGACCATAGCCCCGGCGGCGTAGCCGAGGAGTCCTAACAGGAGTTCTGGGGTTGAGAGAACCCCCAGCAGAAAGGCGATCGCCCCCTGGGGAGCGGTGGCCCCCAGTTTCAGGGCCCCGGCTTTGAGCAGAAATTGCCCCAGGGAATTGGTTAAAATTGATACCAGAAATAGCACAAACTCTTGTAGCGTCACCAGATTTCCCCATTCGTCAGGATAAAACAACTGTAGAGACCTTAACGTACGCGATTACCATGACTCAGACAACTGCATCGCCTCAAAATCAACAGCAAAGCCAAGCCTGGTTACGGGGCCTTTTGGCCATCGCCTGGGCCGATGGTGATTTTGATAAACGAGAACGGCAGGCGATCGCCGAGATTACCCACAATAACCCTGAACTGGCTCAACAGGATAGCTGCGAGAATGGCATTTCCCCGGGGGAACTGGCCGCGGCCCTGGGGGATGATGCGAATGTGGCGGAGAACTTCCTGAGGACGGCGGTGATGGTGGCGATCGCCGATGGAATTTACACGGTTGGCGAAGATAAACTATTACAAGCGTTCTGTGAAGCCTTGGGCAATTGTCCCGATGCGTTAAGCAATTTGCGTCACACCCTGGAAGACTTGGAAGAGGGACAGGATCGGGTGACCCTCCCCTCCCCAGAGATGGGCAAGTCCCGGTCTGAAAAGGGGAAACCCAAGGGCGATGTTCTCGCTCCTGTGCGACAATGGCTAGACCATGTCGAAGTTCAGGACCCCAAAGTGGCACGGTTTCTCTGTCGGATGATTCCCGCCAATTGTCCCTTTGAACGAGATATCAAGCTATTTGGCAGGAAAATTGTACGTATTCCCGCTATGTGTGAAATTAATCCCCTGTATGAGCAGTTGGTGGGGTTAAGATTTCGCGCTTTGTCTTATCTTGCAGACAAATGCGGTGAAGATGTCAGCCCCTATTTTTAGGGGGCGATCGTCCCTCGTCTCAGTCTCAGATTATGTATACCCCACTCCCCAAGGTGAACGATGCAGTTTATTGATCGCGTTGAAATTGAAGTCGAAGGCGGAACCGGCGGTGATGGCCTGGTGGCCTTCCGTCGGGAGAAGTATGTCCCCGCTGGGGGTCCAGCTGGTGGCGATGGGGGACGGGGGGGGTCTGTGTATCTGCTGGCCACGGACAATCTGCAAACCCTGTTAGATTTCCGTTACGCCCATCGCTTCCGGGCTGAGGATGGTAAACGGGGGGGGAATAATAATTGTACCGGGGCTTCGGGGGGCGATCGCACTCTGGAAGTCCCCTGTGGAACCGTCGCCTATGACCTCGAAACCGGAGAAATTGTCGGCGATTTAGTCGAACCCGGCCAACAAGTCTGTGTCGCCGAAGGCGGAAAGGGAGGTCATGGAAACCGCCACTATCTCAGCAACCGCAACCGCGCCCCAGAAATCGCCCAGGAAGGCCGGCCGGGGCGCATTCGTCAGTTACGCTTAGAGTTAAAACTGCTGGCGGAAGTGGGGATTATTGGCCTTCCCAACGCCGGGAAATCGACCCTCATTTCCGTTTTGTCGGCGGCCCGTCCCAAAATTGCCGATTATCCCTTCACCACTCTGGTTCCCAATTTGGGGGTTGTCCGCAAACCTACGGGAGATGGAACTGTCTTTGCTGACATTCCCGGCTTGATTGCGGGGGCCCATGAGGGATTGGGCTTAGGTCATGAGTTTTTACGTCATATTGAACGGACGCGGGTATTGTTGCATCTGGTGGACGTGACGGCGGAGAATCCCCTAGAGGATTATCGCGTGATTCGCGAAGAGTTAGTGGCCTATGACCGGGGCTTACCGGAGCGTCCCCAGATTATCGCCTTGAGTAAATTGGATGCGTGCGATCGCACTCCCGAAGAAATTCAGGACCTCAGCCAAGCCTTACAGCCCGATTCAGACTATCCGGTGTTACAGATTTCCGCCGTCGCCCAGCAAGGGTTAGATGAACTCCTGAATGCGGTTTGGGAACTCCTAGACCAACGGGAACCGGAGTTTGTTTAAGGCCAGTGCTCAGTCAAACAGAATTTGAGAGGTTAATCTTAGATACTGACAAATCTATCGAGGGCGATATTATCTGGACTCAGGAACGAGAGCCTTGGTTGGGATTTCGCAAAAAAATCACCAGTAGAGCCGACTACCCAATTTTTCTAAAAGGGAGTTACAATCCCTTTATTCCCGCCTTATCTTACGTAATTATTTACGAAGCAATCGGGCGTATTTACGGGTTAGATCTCGGAAAAGCGCATCGCAACCCAGATGGAACTAGAATTGGCGAAAAACATAAACACCGCTGGAATGAAGCACTACGTGATAAACAGGCTTATGTTCCCCGAGACATAACGGCTCCCGTCACAGAACCCAAACAAGTGTGGCAACAGTTCTGTGACGAGGCAAAATTAAGCCATAATGGGGAGATGGAGGCACCCCCCACCAACCAACGAGGGCTATTCTTATGACTCCTGTCAACTCCTGCCAACTCGTAGCCGAGACCCTGGGAGAACGGTACACC
Proteins encoded:
- a CDS encoding YlqD family protein, yielding MELDNSKLLLKRNITIVAIVTPKWKEEAQQQLQMQMDRLDSQLQQLEMQAQQAVSELKAKSTQPLGPQAQQQIDNLQMQVNQRKAQFLEQKNQILQQLQQVQTVEMDQEVSQGQIENLFYVGKGDNLVQKLKVEVVIKDGEIIDIRGEL
- a CDS encoding SpoIIE family protein phosphatase: MLKQLQLFRTTLMRSYVSVWLTLALGAVLSGGSAIFVATQEVRTLQQQFPKRVNHLALALQQRIEGSLQGTLTLGRFVQTHSQVDEAQLNHFTDSIFPQYPGLLELGWAVDRSQDEFRTIVAKQYQLQAPVMAANLPEIFDDWALTSARQSRRVQVSRSQFNPQFQDYLFNVYYPIYEQIVQAEEDMTPEDDESVFLGVVYGTYHLKQMLRLTLGTLDIRNLDFYLFEMTVDILDSSLLKENSMAQENFLFFYDAETRALESNWQQVPEIPKAEGSYCPVQPNHNCIRSLNVGDREWSALIVPRLDRGQLSWRVGSTLAIGLLSTGLLASYLRSLLKEHNRTEALNERLSAELDISRRLQQMLLPTPHELKKAGELEIATYMEPADEVGGDYYDILIGEKSIKIGIGDVTGHGLESGVLAIMVQTAVRTLEECQETDPRKFLDVINRTIYQNVQRMQSDKNLSLCLIDYHDGLLKLSGQHEEVIIAREEGIERVDTIDLGFPIGLDTNILEFIHGHHLYLNPGDVVVLYTDGITEAENQHKQLYGIERLCQVISQSRQCTAEVILQGVIEDVRRHIGRHKVYDDITLLVIKRRSHPSSSTGEFIVAKSAVPSLR
- a CDS encoding NAD(P)/FAD-dependent oxidoreductase, giving the protein MKQLLYWEIPTPDTAAVRHWLHQDWQPPTLDNRGEAIATPDGLRIPLGDGELSVFVWSLQRTTYLKVFRWAEHPLVGERQLVKQLKRDAIRQFPPHYPQLPEIDLSQQSIFEALLPHYPETVKHFQAIPNGEYDLNRVYWWEKRWREGVLNPETPKKVVQFNTEASNSGTPDYDLIYLGGALGVIHAAVMARRGYRVLLMERLPFGRMNREWNISRDEFQSLINLGLFTPEEFEQVIACEYIDGFNKFFDANNPPGTQAKVLHTPKVLNISVDAEQLLRICGDKLRAAGGVIWDETEFVSAEIGSAMAQVQATHLPSGDSKEVRGRLLVDAMGSASPIAWQLNGGRTFNSVCPTVGAAISGGFDPQVWDHQFGDVLNSHGDISRGRQLIWELFPGRDGEVTIYLFHYHEIHPENPGSLLEMYEDFFQILPEYRRCDVDKLQWRKATFGYIPGHFSQGSRDRKVAWDRLVAIGDAASLQSPLIFTGFGSLVRNMERLTQLLDTALTHDLLDAVNLDRIRAYQSNVAVTWLFSKGMMVPTGKSIAPEKINAMLNVFFGLLADEPLEVAETFIKDRTSWGLFNRLALKAAVQHPEILLWIWQLAGPWDLLRWTGSYLNFTKEALVGWSLSWIPRFSRWAQPWAEKRYPSLWLWLQAMSYSLTEGLGRRFSPQ
- a CDS encoding EamA family transporter, producing MFYPDEWGNLVTLQEFVLFLVSILTNSLGQFLLKAGALKLGATAPQGAIAFLLGVLSTPELLLGLLGYAAGAMVYILLLTRVNLSVAGPATALAYVIAVLIGHFGFGEAISPLRLVGLGLIMAGVILVISRP
- a CDS encoding Mo-dependent nitrogenase C-terminal domain-containing protein, whose product is MTQTTASPQNQQQSQAWLRGLLAIAWADGDFDKRERQAIAEITHNNPELAQQDSCENGISPGELAAALGDDANVAENFLRTAVMVAIADGIYTVGEDKLLQAFCEALGNCPDALSNLRHTLEDLEEGQDRVTLPSPEMGKSRSEKGKPKGDVLAPVRQWLDHVEVQDPKVARFLCRMIPANCPFERDIKLFGRKIVRIPAMCEINPLYEQLVGLRFRALSYLADKCGEDVSPYF
- the obgE gene encoding GTPase ObgE — encoded protein: MQFIDRVEIEVEGGTGGDGLVAFRREKYVPAGGPAGGDGGRGGSVYLLATDNLQTLLDFRYAHRFRAEDGKRGGNNNCTGASGGDRTLEVPCGTVAYDLETGEIVGDLVEPGQQVCVAEGGKGGHGNRHYLSNRNRAPEIAQEGRPGRIRQLRLELKLLAEVGIIGLPNAGKSTLISVLSAARPKIADYPFTTLVPNLGVVRKPTGDGTVFADIPGLIAGAHEGLGLGHEFLRHIERTRVLLHLVDVTAENPLEDYRVIREELVAYDRGLPERPQIIALSKLDACDRTPEEIQDLSQALQPDSDYPVLQISAVAQQGLDELLNAVWELLDQREPEFV
- a CDS encoding DUF6978 family protein, whose protein sequence is MLSQTEFERLILDTDKSIEGDIIWTQEREPWLGFRKKITSRADYPIFLKGSYNPFIPALSYVIIYEAIGRIYGLDLGKAHRNPDGTRIGEKHKHRWNEALRDKQAYVPRDITAPVTEPKQVWQQFCDEAKLSHNGEMEAPPTNQRGLFL